TGCAGCCGCTCGATGTTGGCTGCCCAACAACTGGCCGTGATGATCCGCGAACGCGGGGTCAAGGCGTGGGTGGTACGTGAGGCGATTGACTCCGAGACTGATTGCCGCTCCTTGATCGCCGCTTCCCTCAAGCAGGCAAAGCACCTTGATATTCTGGTCAATAATGCCGCGGTATTCCACAAGAACGGACTGATGACTCTGACAGAGCGCAAGTTGAATGCGGAGTTGGGTATTAATTTTTTCGCGCCTATATTTCTGACGCGATTTTTTGCAGAGCAGGCGGAGCAGGGGGCCGTGATCAATTTACTGGATCGGCGAATCCTGGCAAATGATATCGAGTGTATGCCTTATTCGCTGTCCAAAAAAGGGTTGGCGGCCTTTACTCAGGAAGCGGCCCTTGCATTGGCACCGGCTATTACCGTGAATGCTGTGGCACCCGGTGCCGTGTTGCCACCGCCCGGGAAGGGGTCGCAATATCTTTATGACCATGCGGGCCGGATTCCGCTGAACCAGCGAATTTCGCCCCAGGACGTGGCGGCCGGGGTAGTGGCATTGTTGAGACTTGAGGGAGTGACCGGCCAGACACTTTTTGTGGATGGCGGACAGCATTTGCTTGGGAATGGCGTGTGAACAATAAGGATTGATGGATTATGACGTATAAAGCTTTGCGTAAGGAAGTTTGTGATGCGAATCACGAACTTCAGAACATTAACCTGACGTTTTTAGGGCGCGGTGAAGTGAGTGGACTTGATCGTGAGCGCGGGGTGATGGTCGTAAAGCCTGCCAGCATTTCCCATGAGCGGCTGATTCCGGAAGATATGCTGGTGTTGGATTTTTCAGGAACCAGACTGGAGGGGACTTTGGCCCCGAGTCCTGACGCCATCACGCATTTGTATCTTGCCCAAGCATTTATGGAGGTAGGCTTTATTGTCAGCAGTTTCGGCCCGCATACCGCCATGTTTGCCCAGGCCCTGCGGCCCATTCCCTGTCTGGGCTCCCTTCATGCTGCGCATTTCAAGGGGGAAATTCCAATCACGCGCATGTTGCGGAAACCGGAACTGGATCGTAGTTATGAAAAGAGTCTGGCGGCGGTGATTATCGAACGTTTCGGGCGAATGGTTCACCTTGAAACGCCCGCCGTCCTGGTTGCGAGTCATGGTGCGGTAGCCTGGGGCCAAACCTCGGAGGAGGCGGTGCTTAAAGCCCGCGCGGTAGAGGAATTGGCGCGTATCGCTTTGGGAGCCTTGCAGCTGGCACCGACCATTCAACCTATTCCGGCCATGCTTGTTGAGCGTACTTTTGCCGATTACAGGAAGTGAATTGGCGAACTACACATACCCGGCACCGAACTTTGTGGCGACCAGCTTCTGCACTTCCTTGATGCTTTCGGCTTGATCGGCAGGGCAGATCAAGGTGGCTTCGGGCGTGTGAATCACCATGAGGTTATGACAGCCGACGGTGACAATCAGGTGCTTGGGATCGCTGGAGGCCACCAGCATTCCCTTGCTATCCATGAGTAGTGATTTTCCTTCACCGATGGCATTCTGATTCTCGTCCAATGGGCAGGTTAGGGCAAACGATGGCCAGGATCCGACGTCCAGCCATTTGAGCGGCATGGGGACGGCTGCAACTTGGACTGCGGTGTCACGGGAGGCCGGCTCCATCACGGCAAAATCGACGCTGATTTTTTTCAGGGTGGGATAGATTTCCTCGATGACTTTCTGCTGTGATGGCGTTCCCCAGGCTGCGGCAATTTTCATGAGTCCGGCATGGTTTTCCGGATGATAGCGGCGCATACAGTCCAAGAGCGTGGAGGCGCGCCAGACGAACATCCCGCTGTTCCAAAGATATTTTGATGCGCCTGCCTTGAAATAATTTTCAGCCATCTCTGCAGCCGGCTTCTCTTTGAACTGATCCACAATCGATGCGCCGTTTCCGAGGGCTTTGCTGAGTTGCAGATAGCCATAGCCGGTGGCGGCGTGTGTGGGAGCTATGCCGAAGGTGACCAGGGTGCGTGGCATTTCTTCCGCCAGGCGGTAGCCCTGATCAACAATTTTAAGGAAATGATCGATGGGCTCAATAATGTGATCGGCCGTGAAGATGGCGATGACGGCAGCCGGGTCATTTTTTGCAAGGATTGCGGCGCTAAAGCCGACCGCATTCAGGGTGTCGCGAGCACAGGGTTCGCCTAGAAACTGATTGGCTCCCAATTCGGGAAGCGCCTGTCGCATCAGGGGTTCCTGCTTATTGGAGGCGCAGATATACCGTTGAGCGGCGGGGACAAGTCCCTCCAGCCGCTGAGTGGCAATTTGGACGAGACTTTTCCCCTGAATAAACGGCAACAATTGTTTGGGTGTGGCTTCCCGGCTCATGGGCCACAATCGCGTTCCCGATCCTCCAGCCATAATCACAGCATATCTCATGTTAATTTCTCCCTTGTGTCATAGAGGGCTTTCATATCAAAACGGAAGCAAGACTTCATCACTGATCTTCACTGATCCACACTAAGCGGAGTTCTCGTGTCATCAACAACGTCTCCAACTCGGGGTAGGGGAGCGAGCCAGCCACTTTGGACTTCGATGACGGCGTGGGCCTTCCTGCCGCCCCAGACCAGTCTCCAGGGCGCAACATTCTGCCTGGTCTTTACCACCTGATTGTGGTCGTCCAGGAAGATGACATCGATGGGGAAACGCATGAAGCAGGTATGAATGGAGCCGCAGGGACGCAGGAGCAAGCCCTGTCCGGTTTTCAGGTGGGAACGCCCCGACAGCCCAACACTGCGTTTCCAAAAGGTATCGGCAACGATTAGTTCAGGAATTAGTGTTAACATGGATGTACAGGATAAACAGGATGGTTTTGGAGCCCCCTCCCGCGGCGCTTTATCCTGTAAATCCTGTATATCCATGTTAAATCTCTTGTCTTACCGTAACCAAAGCGTCCTTGGTTTATCAGATGTTTTTTTCCATATGCCGGCGGATCTCGGTCTCGCTGGCGGGGAGGATGGCACAGCGGGTGGGCAGATCGCGCAGTGCTTCAAGGATGGGATGATGGGCCAGATCCGAACCCGTGGCATCCTGAATGGCCTGACTGAATTTTGCCGGATGCGCGGTGGCCAGGCAGATCATAGGTGAATTCTTTGTCACATAGGGTTTAGCAACATGGACTCCAACGGCGGTATGAGGATCAAGAAGGTAGCCGTAGCGCGTCTGAAATTCCTTAATGGTAGCCAAGGTCTGTACCGTATTCCCTGCGCCGGCACAGATCAGGTCATCGATTTGACCATTGGCGAGGGGGGGCACAGAAATCTTTTTATCCGTGTCGAATTGCTTCATGACCTGGCTCAATGTTTTCGGGTTGGCGCCCAGTCGATAATAAAGATAGCGCTCGAAGTTACTGGCAACCTGAATGTCCATGGACGGACTGATTGTGGCATGAACGGTGTCGCTGCTGTAAACGCCGGTATTGAAGAATCGCGACAAGATATCGTTCTCATTAGTAGCCAGGACCAGTCGGCTGATAGGGAGTCCCATTTTGGCCGCCACATATCCGGCAAAAATGTCGCCGAAGTTACCGGTGGGAATGGAGAACTGGACCGTCTTGGCGCCGGTCAATCGCATGACGCGGAAGGCGGCGAAGAAGTAATACACAATTTGGGCTAACACTCGTGCCCAGTTGATGGAATTGACCGTGCCGAGTGAATAGCGATCCTTGAACTCCAGATCGCTGAATATGGTTTTCATGATCCGCTGGCAGTCATCAAAGGTGCCGTCCACGGCAATGTTGAAGACGTTGGCGTCCGGCACGGTGGTCATTTGACGTTCCTGGAGCGGGCTGACCCGGCCATGAGGATGCATAACGAAGATGTTGATATGTTCGCGGCCTTTTACGCCATCGATGGCGGCACTGCCGGTGTCGCCACTGGTGGCGGCCAGAATGTTCATTTCCTGTCCGGTTTTCTTCAGGACATATTCAAAGGCATTCCCCAGAAACTGGAGGGCTACATCCTTGAAGGCGAGGGTCGGGCCGTGGAAGAGTTCCAGGATATGAATATCCCCGACGCTGCGTACAGGAGTGACGTCCGGATGCCGGAAGGAGGAGTAGCTCCGGGTAATCAAGTCGCGCAATTCTGGCTCGGGAATATCGGTATAAAGGCGCATGACCTCGAAGGCGAGGTCGGTGTAGGAGAGGTGTTTCCAGGCCTGAAGTTTGTCGGTGACATTCGGGATCACGTCAGGGAGCAGGAGACCCCCGTCGCGTGCCAGGCCGGTCATGACGGCATCCTGAAATCCCCGACGCTCATTTTCACCACGAGTACTGATGTATTGCATGGCTGGAACCATAGGTTATGGGGAAAGCGACAGGCAAGGAGAAATTATGCTGTTATAGGCTTTTGCTACCACCTCAACTTTAACTCGATGGCGGCATTAACCAGTTCAGATAGGCGTAGAGCAGGGTAGGTCCCCACACGATCCAGATCAGTGCGGCGGCGGCAATGTAGGGGCCAAAGGGAATGCGGCTCTGCATCTCTTTCTTGCCCGTCAGGATCATTGACACCCCGACGCCAGCCCCCAGGAAAGAGGATACCATCAATGTGAAAATAACTGCCGGCCAGCCCAGGAAGGCACCGATGGCTCCCATAAGTTTAACGTCACCCATTCCCATGGCATCCTTTCGGAAGATCAGTTTACCCACTACGGCAATTCCCCACAGGATTCCGACTCCCACGGATGCTCCCAGCAGAGAGGCAACGAATCCGCTATAAGCGTTGGGTTGGCCTTGTAATGAAGGCACCAGAGTGCTGAAGGTCAAGCCCAGCACGATTCCGCCGAGCGAAACCCGGTCAGGGATAATCATGTGTTCAAGATCCACAAAGGTGCCCAGGGCCAGTCCGAAAACCGCCAGCCAGAAAATGGGGATGATGGCAAAGGAATAGACAGGCGTCATGGCCAGTACCGGATTGGGACTGGCTTTGAGCCATACCATCACAAAGAGCACGGCGATCAATGTTTCCACGATGACGTAGCGGGGGGATATGGTTCCCTTGCAGTTCCGGCAGCGCGCACGCAGGATTATAAAACTCACCAGCGGTATGTTATCGTACCAATGGATGGCTTTATTGCAATGAGGACAGTGGGAGCCGGGGCTGATCACAGACTCCTCGCGCGGAATCCGGTAAATACACACGTTAAGAAAACTGCCCATGCAGGCGCCGAACCAGAACACAAGGCCTGTTAGGTACAGATACATTCCCGGGCTAAGTGCGGCAATGGCTTCGCAAATGGTACTCATAATTTATCCTCTTGGTTTGAACGGGGAGACTTGGGCGAGTTCCTCGAAAAGGGCTTTCTCACGGGCCGACATTTGTTTAGGAACGACGATCCGTATGACGGCAACGAGGTCACCGGGTTCCACACCTCGCTTCTGGGGCATTCCCTTTCCTCGAAGGCGGAGCCGTTGTCCTGATTCGGTGCCAGATGGAATGGTGATGAAAGCCTGCCCTTGTAGTGTTGGAATCCCGACTTTGGCCCCAAGTGCTGCTTCCCAAGGAGCCAGCAGGCAATCGATCTCAAGATTGTTTCCGTCCACCCTAAAGATGGGATGCGGAGCAATGTGGATAGTCAAATAGAGGTCACCTGCGGTACCGCCCCCCACGCCGGGACCACCTTGTCCGGCCAGGCGGATCCGAGCCCCCTCACTGATTCCGGGCGGGATTTTAACCTGATAGGTCTTAGTCTGGGTGTGGGTTCTCGCACGGGGATCCTGATTGGCGATTTGCAGGCTGATACTTTTTGTGCTGCCGTGGCAGGCTTCTTCCAGTGAGATCGAGATCTCCGCCTCGTGATCCTGTCCCTGGGGCGGTGAAAAGTCTTCTCCGGCACCCCACATATTTGATGGGGCCCCACGTGACCCACGACCACCGGGATTCTGGCCGAACAGCATTTCGAAGAAATCACTGAATTCGCCCATGTCCTGACTCTTGAAGCCACGCCCTCCTCCAGAGGCGCCGCGGAAATCAAAGGGGCTGCCGCCACCGAAATCGGTGGGGGGGCGGAAATCCTGACCCGCTTGCCAGTTTCTTCCCAATTGATCGTAGCGACTCCTTTTTTCTGGATCGCTCAAAACTTCATAGGCCTCGCCGATTTCCTTGAATCGGGCTTCGGCGCCGGCATTTTTATTCAAGTCGGGGTGATATTTACGCGCCAACTTGCGGTATGTTTTTTTTATATCGTCAGCGCTTGAAGTGCGGGGAATGCTGAGAATTTCGTAGTAGTCTTTAAATTTTACACTCATATGGGTTCAATGACATCAGCTTTGGATTGTTAGGCTGCAATGGCTTCAATGTTGCCGATTGGTGCCGGCGATGTCAAGACCCCCGAGAAGGCCCCCGAGAAGGCCCTCATGTTGAAGTATT
The sequence above is drawn from the bacterium genome and encodes:
- a CDS encoding SDR family NAD(P)-dependent oxidoreductase, producing MKLRGKTALVTGGAVRIGKAICEALADEGCNVVIHCSRSMLAAQQLAVMIRERGVKAWVVREAIDSETDCRSLIAASLKQAKHLDILVNNAAVFHKNGLMTLTERKLNAELGINFFAPIFLTRFFAEQAEQGAVINLLDRRILANDIECMPYSLSKKGLAAFTQEAALALAPAITVNAVAPGAVLPPPGKGSQYLYDHAGRIPLNQRISPQDVAAGVVALLRLEGVTGQTLFVDGGQHLLGNGV
- a CDS encoding class II aldolase/adducin family protein, yielding MTYKALRKEVCDANHELQNINLTFLGRGEVSGLDRERGVMVVKPASISHERLIPEDMLVLDFSGTRLEGTLAPSPDAITHLYLAQAFMEVGFIVSSFGPHTAMFAQALRPIPCLGSLHAAHFKGEIPITRMLRKPELDRSYEKSLAAVIIERFGRMVHLETPAVLVASHGAVAWGQTSEEAVLKARAVEELARIALGALQLAPTIQPIPAMLVERTFADYRK
- a CDS encoding mannose-1-phosphate guanylyltransferase, yielding MRYAVIMAGGSGTRLWPMSREATPKQLLPFIQGKSLVQIATQRLEGLVPAAQRYICASNKQEPLMRQALPELGANQFLGEPCARDTLNAVGFSAAILAKNDPAAVIAIFTADHIIEPIDHFLKIVDQGYRLAEEMPRTLVTFGIAPTHAATGYGYLQLSKALGNGASIVDQFKEKPAAEMAENYFKAGASKYLWNSGMFVWRASTLLDCMRRYHPENHAGLMKIAAAWGTPSQQKVIEEIYPTLKKISVDFAVMEPASRDTAVQVAAVPMPLKWLDVGSWPSFALTCPLDENQNAIGEGKSLLMDSKGMLVASSDPKHLIVTVGCHNLMVIHTPEATLICPADQAESIKEVQKLVATKFGAGYV
- a CDS encoding DUF192 domain-containing protein gives rise to the protein MLTLIPELIVADTFWKRSVGLSGRSHLKTGQGLLLRPCGSIHTCFMRFPIDVIFLDDHNQVVKTRQNVAPWRLVWGGRKAHAVIEVQSGWLAPLPRVGDVVDDTRTPLSVDQ
- the thrC gene encoding threonine synthase → MQYISTRGENERRGFQDAVMTGLARDGGLLLPDVIPNVTDKLQAWKHLSYTDLAFEVMRLYTDIPEPELRDLITRSYSSFRHPDVTPVRSVGDIHILELFHGPTLAFKDVALQFLGNAFEYVLKKTGQEMNILAATSGDTGSAAIDGVKGREHINIFVMHPHGRVSPLQERQMTTVPDANVFNIAVDGTFDDCQRIMKTIFSDLEFKDRYSLGTVNSINWARVLAQIVYYFFAAFRVMRLTGAKTVQFSIPTGNFGDIFAGYVAAKMGLPISRLVLATNENDILSRFFNTGVYSSDTVHATISPSMDIQVASNFERYLYYRLGANPKTLSQVMKQFDTDKKISVPPLANGQIDDLICAGAGNTVQTLATIKEFQTRYGYLLDPHTAVGVHVAKPYVTKNSPMICLATAHPAKFSQAIQDATGSDLAHHPILEALRDLPTRCAILPASETEIRRHMEKNI
- a CDS encoding prepilin peptidase, with the translated sequence MSTICEAIAALSPGMYLYLTGLVFWFGACMGSFLNVCIYRIPREESVISPGSHCPHCNKAIHWYDNIPLVSFIILRARCRNCKGTISPRYVIVETLIAVLFVMVWLKASPNPVLAMTPVYSFAIIPIFWLAVFGLALGTFVDLEHMIIPDRVSLGGIVLGLTFSTLVPSLQGQPNAYSGFVASLLGASVGVGILWGIAVVGKLIFRKDAMGMGDVKLMGAIGAFLGWPAVIFTLMVSSFLGAGVGVSMILTGKKEMQSRIPFGPYIAAAALIWIVWGPTLLYAYLNWLMPPSS
- a CDS encoding DnaJ C-terminal domain-containing protein: MSVKFKDYYEILSIPRTSSADDIKKTYRKLARKYHPDLNKNAGAEARFKEIGEAYEVLSDPEKRSRYDQLGRNWQAGQDFRPPTDFGGGSPFDFRGASGGGRGFKSQDMGEFSDFFEMLFGQNPGGRGSRGAPSNMWGAGEDFSPPQGQDHEAEISISLEEACHGSTKSISLQIANQDPRARTHTQTKTYQVKIPPGISEGARIRLAGQGGPGVGGGTAGDLYLTIHIAPHPIFRVDGNNLEIDCLLAPWEAALGAKVGIPTLQGQAFITIPSGTESGQRLRLRGKGMPQKRGVEPGDLVAVIRIVVPKQMSAREKALFEELAQVSPFKPRG